A single window of Gossypium arboreum isolate Shixiya-1 chromosome 13, ASM2569848v2, whole genome shotgun sequence DNA harbors:
- the LOC108461117 gene encoding protein AIR1-like isoform X2, producing the protein MAKKGKAKSAKFEIEENESGPLDSKPLMVLSSSDADEANEDLSLKIVEKALLVKATRFSEGCHGVSDDPGVVSVVGLASSSRGGSDVAGTSGGREQADLDLESKKIVRRKKKKTKTEKVTVAEDGNKAEMIEKVETVEEIIMANDVETVESLDSNTVDKSDNIVLRKLLRGARYFDPPDSGWETCYNCGEEGHMAVNCKSASKRKKPCFLCGSLDHGARQCSKEIQCYVCKSFGHLCCVNSVDTNAREVSCYRCGQVGHTGLSCGRSRGETKETTDNGSPSICYQCGGGGHLARECITSTPSSSLCYKCGGGGHFARECSSAKVGKRNREPSTPSERARRENREFLGYKSAPHDHGKVRKRKKIKSEEKGFSTPRKEKQRGGWIREDAGDFSNRKYTRNHWNSPSTPSTEGRKKSSGRILGSQSSKPKNSHRYSASRFSSFGNGEPRTYNWW; encoded by the exons ATGGCGAAGAAGGGCAAGGCCAAATCAGCAAAATTTGAGATCGAAGAGAACGAATCGGGACCATTAGATTCGAAACCATTGATGGTACTAAGCAGTAGTGACGCCGACGAAGCCAATGAAGACCTAAGCTTGAAGATCGTGGAGAAAGCACTATTGGTGAAAGCGACGAGATTTAGTGAAGGATGCCACGGCGTTTCCGATGACCCAGGCGTCGTTTCTGTGGTGGGTTTGGCTTCGTCGTCACGCGGGGGATCTGATGTAGCTGGTACCAGTGGTGGCCGTGAACAGGCAGATTTGGATTTGGAAAGTAAGAAAATTGTTAgaaggaaaaagaagaaaacgAAAACTGAGAAG GTCACAGTTGCAGAGGATGGAAATAAAGCTGAGATGATAGAGAAGGTTGAGACAGTTGAGGAGATTATTATGGCTAACGATGTAGAGACTGTTGAATCTCTTGACTCAAATACTGTAGACAAATCTGACAATATTGTACTCCGGAAGCTTCTT CGGGGGGCGAGATACTTTGATCCTCCAGATAGTGGTTGGGAAACATGCTATAATTGTGGCGAAGAAGGGCATATGGCAGTGAACTGTAAATCTGCTTCAAAGCGGAAGAAACCATGCTTCCTTTGTGGGAGTTTGGATCATGGGGCTAGACAGTGCTCAAAG GAAATACAATGCTATGTCTGCAAGAGTTTTGGCCATTTGTGTTGTGTTAATTCTGTTGATACCAATGCAAGAGAAGTTTCTTGTTACAGATGTGGCCAAGTGGGTCATACTGGTTTG TCATGTGGTCGATCACGTGGAGAAACAAAGGAAACTACCGATAATGGGTCACCTAGCATATGCTATCAGTGCGGTGGAGGAGGACACCTTGCACGTGAATGCATCACCTCTACCCCATCGTCTAGCTTATGCTACAAGTGTGGAGGAGGAGGACACTTTGCTCGCGAATGCAGTTCTGCTAAG GTTGGTAAAAGAAATCGTGAACCATCTACTCCTAGTGAAAGAGCTCGTAGAGAAAATAGAGAGTTCTTGGGATACAAGTCTGCACCTCATGATCATGGCAAGGTCCGCAAAAGGAAAAAGATAAAATCAGAAGAGAAGGGCTTCAGTACACCACGAAAAGAAAAGCAAAGAGGTGGTTGGATCAGAGAAGATGCTGGAGATTTCTCCAATAGGAAGTACACAAGGAACCATTGGAATTCTCCCTCAACGCCATCCACTGAGGGACGTAAGAAATCTAGTGGTCGTATATTGGGTTCTCAGTCTTCTAAACCGAAGAATTCTCATAGATATTCGGCTTCAAGGTTCTCCAGTTTTGGCAATGGTGAACCAAGGACCTACAATTGGTGGTAG
- the LOC108461117 gene encoding uncharacterized protein LOC108461117 isoform X1 → MAKKGKAKSAKFEIEENESGPLDSKPLMVLSSSDADEANEDLSLKIVEKALLVKATRFSEGCHGVSDDPGVVSVVGLASSSRGGSDVAGTSGGREQADLDLESKKIVRRKKKKTKTEKVTVAEDGNKAEMIEKVETVEEIIMANDVETVESLDSNTVDKSDNIVLRKLLRGARYFDPPDSGWETCYNCGEEGHMAVNCKSASKRKKPCFLCGSLDHGARQCSKTQDCFICKKSGHRAKDCPDKHNSGSKHGRFCLRCGGSGHDMFSCRNDYSRDDIKEIQCYVCKSFGHLCCVNSVDTNAREVSCYRCGQVGHTGLSCGRSRGETKETTDNGSPSICYQCGGGGHLARECITSTPSSSLCYKCGGGGHFARECSSAKVGKRNREPSTPSERARRENREFLGYKSAPHDHGKVRKRKKIKSEEKGFSTPRKEKQRGGWIREDAGDFSNRKYTRNHWNSPSTPSTEGRKKSSGRILGSQSSKPKNSHRYSASRFSSFGNGEPRTYNWW, encoded by the exons ATGGCGAAGAAGGGCAAGGCCAAATCAGCAAAATTTGAGATCGAAGAGAACGAATCGGGACCATTAGATTCGAAACCATTGATGGTACTAAGCAGTAGTGACGCCGACGAAGCCAATGAAGACCTAAGCTTGAAGATCGTGGAGAAAGCACTATTGGTGAAAGCGACGAGATTTAGTGAAGGATGCCACGGCGTTTCCGATGACCCAGGCGTCGTTTCTGTGGTGGGTTTGGCTTCGTCGTCACGCGGGGGATCTGATGTAGCTGGTACCAGTGGTGGCCGTGAACAGGCAGATTTGGATTTGGAAAGTAAGAAAATTGTTAgaaggaaaaagaagaaaacgAAAACTGAGAAG GTCACAGTTGCAGAGGATGGAAATAAAGCTGAGATGATAGAGAAGGTTGAGACAGTTGAGGAGATTATTATGGCTAACGATGTAGAGACTGTTGAATCTCTTGACTCAAATACTGTAGACAAATCTGACAATATTGTACTCCGGAAGCTTCTT CGGGGGGCGAGATACTTTGATCCTCCAGATAGTGGTTGGGAAACATGCTATAATTGTGGCGAAGAAGGGCATATGGCAGTGAACTGTAAATCTGCTTCAAAGCGGAAGAAACCATGCTTCCTTTGTGGGAGTTTGGATCATGGGGCTAGACAGTGCTCAAAG ACGCAAGATTGCTTCATATGCAAAAAAAGTGGTCACCGTGCAAAGGATTGTCCAGACAAACACAACAGTGGCTCAAAGCATGGTAGATTTTGTTTAAGATGTGGAGGTTCTGGGCATGACATGTTTTCATGCAGGAATGACTATTCTCGTGATGATATCAAG GAAATACAATGCTATGTCTGCAAGAGTTTTGGCCATTTGTGTTGTGTTAATTCTGTTGATACCAATGCAAGAGAAGTTTCTTGTTACAGATGTGGCCAAGTGGGTCATACTGGTTTG TCATGTGGTCGATCACGTGGAGAAACAAAGGAAACTACCGATAATGGGTCACCTAGCATATGCTATCAGTGCGGTGGAGGAGGACACCTTGCACGTGAATGCATCACCTCTACCCCATCGTCTAGCTTATGCTACAAGTGTGGAGGAGGAGGACACTTTGCTCGCGAATGCAGTTCTGCTAAG GTTGGTAAAAGAAATCGTGAACCATCTACTCCTAGTGAAAGAGCTCGTAGAGAAAATAGAGAGTTCTTGGGATACAAGTCTGCACCTCATGATCATGGCAAGGTCCGCAAAAGGAAAAAGATAAAATCAGAAGAGAAGGGCTTCAGTACACCACGAAAAGAAAAGCAAAGAGGTGGTTGGATCAGAGAAGATGCTGGAGATTTCTCCAATAGGAAGTACACAAGGAACCATTGGAATTCTCCCTCAACGCCATCCACTGAGGGACGTAAGAAATCTAGTGGTCGTATATTGGGTTCTCAGTCTTCTAAACCGAAGAATTCTCATAGATATTCGGCTTCAAGGTTCTCCAGTTTTGGCAATGGTGAACCAAGGACCTACAATTGGTGGTAG